A part of Populus alba chromosome 8, ASM523922v2, whole genome shotgun sequence genomic DNA contains:
- the LOC118052197 gene encoding ABC transporter B family member 20 — protein sequence MMISRGLFGWSPPHIQPLTPVSEVSEPPESPSPYVDASAEAAAAAAAAAQAEAEEEIEEAEEMEPPPAAVPFSRLFACADRLDWGLMIVGSLAAAAHGTALVVYLHYFGKIIGVLRTLPEERFDRFTDLAMHIVYLAVGVFAAGWIEVSCWILTGERQTAVIRSKYVQVLLNQDMSFFDTYGNNGDIVSQVLSDVLLIQSALSEKVGNYIHNMATFFSGLAIGFVNCWQIALITLATGPFIVAAGGISNIFLHRLAESIQDAYAEAASIAEQAVSYSRTLYAFTNETLAKYSYATSLQATLRYGILISLVQGLGLGFTYGLAICSCALQLWVGRFLVTSHKAHGGEIVTALFAIILSGLGLNQAATNFYSFDQGRIAAYRLFEMISRSSSTVNQDGNNLVAVQGNIEFRNVYFSYLSRPEIPILSGFYLTVPAKKTVALVGRNGSGKSSIIPLMERFYDPNLGEVLLDGENIKNLKLEWLRSQIGLVTQEPALLSLSIRDNIVYGRDATLDQIEEAAKIAHAHTFISSLEKGYETQVGRAGLALTEEQKIKLSIARAVLLNPTILLLDEVTGGLDFEAERAVQEALDLLMLGRSTIIIARRLSLIRNADYIAVMEEGQLVEMGTHDELLTLNGLYAELLKCEEAAKLPRRMPVRNYKENAAFQVEKDPSTGHSYQEPSSPKIARSPSLQRAPGIFRPPDSMFNSQESPKVLSPPPEKMMENGLPLDGADKEPSIRRQDSFEMRLPELPKIDVQSAHRQTSNGSDPESPVSPLLTSDPKNERSHSQTFSRPHSHSDDFPIKVKESKDTKHLEEPSFWRLAELSLAEWLYAVLGSIGAAIFGSFNPLLAYVISLIVTAYYGRGGEHLQQDVNRWCLMIAIMGMVTVVANFLQHFYFGIMGEKMTERVRRMMFSAMLRNEVGWFDEEDNGADTLSMRLANDATFVRAAFSNRLSIFIQDSAAVIVAVVIGMLLQWRLALVALATLPVLTVSAIAQKLWLAGFSRGIQEMHRKASLVLEDSVRNIYTVVAFCAGNKVMELYRLQLQKIFKQSFVLGMAIGFGFGFSQFLLFACNALLLWYTAYSVKHHNVNLHTALKEYMVFSFATFALVEPFGLAPYILKRRKSLISVFEIIDREPKIDPDDNSALKPPNVYGSIELKNVDFCYPTRPEMLVLSNFSLKVNGGQTVAVVGVSGSGKSTIISLIERFYDPVAGQVLLDGRDLKLYNLRWLRNHLGLVQQEPIIFSTTIRENIIYARHNASEAEMKEAARIANAHHFISSLPHGYDTHVGMRGVDLTPGQKQRIAIARVVLKNAPILLLDEASSSIESESSRVVQEALDTLIMGNKTTILIAHRTAMMRHVDSIVVLNGGRIVEEGAHDSLMAKNGLYVRLMQPHFGKGLRQHRLI from the exons ATGATGATCTCCAGGGGATTATTCGGATGGTCCCCGCCGCATATACAACCGTTGACGCCGGTCTCCGAGGTTTCCGAGCCGCCGGAGAGTCCGTCTCCGTACGTAGATGCCAGTGCGGAGGCGGCCGCGGCTGCTGCGGCCGCGGCTCAAGCGGAAGCAGAGGAGGAGATCGAGGAGGCCGAGGAGATGGAGCCGCCGCCAGCTGCTGTTCCTTTCTCCAGGTTGTTTGCTTGTGCTGATAGGTTAGATTGGGGGCTCATGATCGTTGGGTCGCTTGCAGCGGCTGCGCATGGGACTGCTCTTGTTGTTTACTTGCATTACTTTGGGAAGATTATTGGGGTTTTGAGGACTTTGCCGGAAGAGCGATTTGACAGGTTTACTGAT CTTGCTATGCACATTGTTTATTTAGCCGTGGGAGTTTTTGCTGCTGGCTGGATTG AGGTTTCCTGCTGGATTTTAACCGGGGAACGTCAGACGGCGGTCATCAGGTCAAAGTATGTTCAGGTATTACTCAATCAGGACATGAGCTTTTTTGATACATATGGGAATAACGGGGATATTGTTAGCCAAGTATTGAGTGACGTGCTCCTCATTCAATCTGCATTGAGTGAAAAG GTTGGGAATTATATTCATAATATGGCTACATTTTTTAGTGGTCTTGCTATTGGATTTGTCAACTGCTGGCAAATTGCTCTAATAACGTTAGCCACTGGCCCATTCATTGTTGCTGCTGGAGGTATCTCAAATATATTTCTTCATAGGCTTGCCGAGAGCATTCAAGATGCATATGCTGAAGCTGCTAGCATTGCTGAACAG GCAGTCTCTTATAGTAGGACCTTGTATGCATTCACAAATGAAACTCTGGCAAAGTATTCATATGCAACATCACTACAAGCAACTTTGAGATATGGTATTTTGATTAGCCTTGTTCAAGGACTTGGGCTTGGTTTTACATATGGGCTTGCAATATGTTCTTGTGCCTTGCAACTTTGGGTTGGAAGGTTTCTGGTTACAAGTCATAAAGCTCATGGTGGTGAAATAGTAACAGCCCTGTTTGCTATAATTTTAAGTGGCCT TGGGCTGAATCAAGCTGCAACCAATTTCTATTCATTTGACCAAGGACGAATTGCTGCATATAGACTCTTTGAGATGATAAGTCGGTCATCCTCCACAGTTAATCAGGATGGGAACAACCTAGTGGCAGTGCAAGGAAATATCGAGTTTCGAAATGTTTATTTTAGCTATCTGTCTCGTCCTGAGATTCCCATCTTGAGTGGATTTTACCTCACTGTACCAGCTAAAAAGACGGTGGCTCTTGTTGGAAGAAATGGTTCTGGAAAGAGCAGCATTATCCCACTCATGGAGCGCTTTTATGATCCTAACTTAG GAGAAGTCCTTCTTGATGGAGAGAATATTAAAAACCTGAAATTGGAATGGCTCAGAAGCCAAATAGGGCTGGTCACCCAGGAACCGGCCTTGCTGAGTTTGAGTATTAGAGATAATATTGTATATGGACGAGATGCTACTTTGGATCAGATTGAGGAAGCTGCCAAAATAGCACATGCACACACATTTATCAGTTCACTTGAGAAAGGCTACGAGACACAG GTCGGTAGGGCTGGTTTAGCATTGACTGAGGAGCAGAAAATTAAACTTTCTATTGCCAGGGCAGTGCTTTTAAATCCAACAATTCTTCTGCTTGATGAGGTTACTGGTGGACTTGATTTTGAAGCTGAGAGAGCAGTTCAAGAGGCACTAGATCTTCTCATGTTGGGACGTTCAACCATTATAATAGCTAGACGTCTTAGTCTAATTAGGAATGCTGATTATATAGCTGTAATGGAGGAGGGTCAGCTTGTTGAAATGGGTACACATGACGAATTATTAACCTTAAATGGTCTATATGCAGAGCTTCTCAAATGCGAAGAAGCAGCAAAACTTCCAAGGAG GATGCCAGTTAGAAACTACAAGGAGAATGCTGCTTTCCAGGTTGAAAAGGATCCTTCCACAGGCCACAGCTATCAAGAACCATCCTCCCCTAAAATAGCCAGGTCACCATCACTTCAGAGAGCTCCTGGTATATTTCGACCTCCAGATAGCATGTTTAATTCACAAGAATCACCAAAAGTTCTCAGCCCACCACCAGAGAAGATGATGGAAAACGGCCTTCCCTTGGATGGAGCTGATAAGGAACCATCAATAAGAAGGCAGGATAGTTTTGAAATGAGACTACCTGAATTACCCAAGATTGATGTCCAGTCTGCACATAGACAGACATCAAATGGTTCAGACCCTGAATCCCCTGTTTCTCCGCTTTTGACATCTGATCCTAAAAATGAGCGTTCCCACTCACAGACTTTCAGTCGGCCCCACAGTCACTCAGATGATTTTCCAATTAAAGTGAAGGAATCAAAGGATACAAAGCATCTGGAAGAACCATCATTCTGGAGACTAGCAGAGCTTAGTTTGGCAGAGTGGCTTTATGCTGTTTTAGGAAGCATTGGTGCTGCTATTTTTGGTTCTTTCAATCCACTACTTGCTTATGTTATTTCACTGATAGTGACTGCTTATTATGGACGAGGAGGAGAACACTTGCAGCAGGATGTAAACAGGTGGTGCTTGATGATTGCCATCATGGGTATGGTGACTGTTGTTGCCAATTTCTTGCAGCACTTCTATTTTGGTATCATGGGAGAGAAAATGACTGAACGTGTCCGCAGAATGATGTTTTCAG CAATGCTGCGGAATGAAGTCGGATGGTTTGATGAAGAGGATAATGGTGCTGACACATTATCAATGCGCTTGGCAAATGATGCTACTTTTGTAAGAGCTGCATTCAGCAACCGACTTTCAATATTTATACAGGACAGTGCTGCAGTTATTGTGGCTGTTGTCATTGGGATGCTGCTTCAGTGGCGATTGGCTCTTGTAGCACTGGCAACCTTGCCAGTTCTCACTGTCTCTGCAATTGCACAG AAGTTGTGGCTTGCTGGATTTTCTAGGGGCATCCAGGAGATGCACAGAAAGGCATCATTGGTCCTTGAAGATTCTGTTAGAAACATTTATACAGTTGTGGCATTCTGTGCGGGTAATAAAGTAATGGAGCTCTACAGATTGCAACTGCAGAAAATATTCAAGCAGAGTTTTGTCCTTGGAATGGCcattggttttggatttggTTTTTCTCAGTTTCTTCTTTTCGCCTGCAATGCCCTTCTTCTCTGGTACACTGCATACTCTGTAAAGCATCACAATGTGAATCTTCATACGGCTCTCAAGGAGtatatggttttttcttttgcaacATTTGCACTGGTGGAGCCTTTTGGATTGGCTCCCTACATTCTTAAGCGGCGAAAATCTCTTATTTCAGTATTTGAAATTATAGATCGAGAACCTAAGATTGACCCAGATGATAACTCAGCACTGAAGCCTCCTAATGTTTATGGAAGCATTGAGTTGAAGAATGTGGATTTCTGTTATCCAACTCGTCCAGAAATGTTGGTATTGAGTAATTTCAGTCTTAAGGTGAATGGAGGACAAACTGTAGCTGTGGTGGGAGTTTCAGGGTCTGGAAAAAGCactataatttctttaattgaaagattttatgATCCAGTTGCCGGTCAGGTCCTACTGGATGGCCGGGatttaaaactttataatttgagATGGTTGAGGAACCATCTTGGTCTTGTTCAGCAGGAACCGATTATCTTCTCAACAACTATAagagaaaatattatatatgctAGGCACAATGCCAGCGAGGCTGAGATGAAAGAGGCTGCAAGAATTGCTAATGCTCACCATTTCATCAGTAGTCTGCCTCATGGTTATGACACACATGTGGGAATGAGGGGCGTGGACCTTACCCCAGGGCAGAAGCAGAGAATCGCAATTGCTCGAGTGGTTTTGAAGAATGCACCCATCTTGTTATTGGATGAAGCCAGCTCATCCATCGAATCTGAATCAAGTCGAGTGGTACAAGAGGCACTAGATACTCTTATTATGGGAAACAAAACTACCATTTTGATAGCTCATAGAACTGCAATGATGAGGCATGTTGACAGCATTGTGGTTCTAAATGGAGGACGAATTGTCGAGGAAGGGGCCCATGATTCTTTGATGGCAAAGAATGGTTTGTATGTCCGTCTGATGCAACCCCACTTTGGAAAGGGTTTGCGACAACATCGGTTGATTTAA